One genomic window of Corallococcus caeni includes the following:
- a CDS encoding RNA polymerase sigma factor codes for MGTGGSLAPETSDEQLMLAFQAGDARAFEALVRKHRAPVFNFILRFVGQRARAEDVLQETWLKVVRSAREYEPKARFTTWLYTIARNLCVDSTRKESYRQATSLEAPTAGADGDEGRPLGEGLPDAGASPERGAHNARLRPLLERALSGLPEEQREVFVLREYSGIPFKEIAEVTGVSENTVKSRMRYALEGLRRRLGELGVDGDLSEDGRTVAG; via the coding sequence ATGGGCACTGGGGGAAGTTTGGCACCCGAAACCTCAGACGAGCAGCTGATGCTCGCCTTCCAGGCGGGAGACGCGCGCGCGTTCGAAGCGTTGGTGCGCAAGCACCGCGCGCCGGTGTTCAACTTCATCCTGCGCTTCGTGGGGCAGCGGGCACGGGCGGAGGACGTGCTGCAGGAGACGTGGCTCAAGGTGGTCCGCAGCGCCCGGGAATACGAGCCCAAGGCCCGGTTCACGACCTGGCTGTACACCATCGCGAGGAACCTCTGCGTGGACAGCACGCGCAAAGAGAGCTACCGCCAGGCGACGTCCCTGGAAGCCCCCACGGCGGGTGCCGACGGGGACGAGGGACGTCCGCTGGGCGAGGGGCTGCCGGATGCCGGCGCCAGTCCGGAGCGCGGGGCGCACAACGCGCGCCTGCGGCCCCTGCTGGAGCGCGCCCTGTCGGGCCTGCCGGAGGAGCAGCGCGAGGTGTTCGTGCTGCGGGAGTACAGCGGCATCCCGTTCAAGGAGATCGCCGAGGTGACGGGCGTGTCCGAGAACACGGTGAAGAGCCGGATGCGCTACGCGCTGGAGGGCCTGCGCCGCCGCCTGGGAGAGCTGGGCGTGGATGGCGACCTGTCGGAGGATGGAAGGACGGTGGCGGGATGA
- a CDS encoding anti-sigma factor family protein, with amino-acid sequence MSAQNAHAHEDRLLDFAYGELPASEARSLEQHVQGCARCTKALADIRGVRTTMAQLSSEPAPDAGLESLLAYAQQSARRAAAGPEPKPSRWRRWLLPAVGLATVSTFGLLTLTVSENLHLEPNLTQKASSPTMEAAKQKAEYPASRAAMPPPAPSSAPLATAAPEPMEQLADRKQGDAQAELKGAAGARPSDWMNAGSGGALLERRRADADAPKKKMAKAVRDADEFAALEPAPAAAVAQEMSPPPKEEEADSALAMKDAPAPRRAPGASSDKAKVAKNDSLRLGGASYGRGLALDDEAEGMAAGAAPPPPPVASAPMAEAVAPVATGALGRQPAPANTTLSAPEQRKESTRAEAAKPRPVEKSASSEDAMTSRDLSAQAQAAASQGDRAREAQLLRAALAAGATGSERLGLLSRLCESESVQGRSQEAATVCGQIITEAPGSSAAQLAQRRLRQASPPAAPASAPAKVAPSTPAQ; translated from the coding sequence ATGAGTGCCCAGAATGCCCACGCGCACGAGGACCGGCTCCTCGACTTCGCCTACGGCGAGCTGCCCGCGTCGGAGGCCCGGTCGCTGGAGCAGCACGTCCAGGGCTGCGCGCGCTGCACGAAGGCGCTGGCGGACATCCGCGGCGTGCGGACCACCATGGCGCAGCTGTCGTCGGAGCCCGCGCCGGACGCGGGCCTGGAGTCGCTGCTCGCGTACGCGCAGCAGTCCGCGCGCCGCGCCGCCGCGGGGCCCGAGCCGAAGCCCTCGCGCTGGCGCCGCTGGCTCCTGCCCGCGGTGGGCCTGGCCACGGTGAGCACCTTCGGCCTCCTGACGCTGACGGTCAGCGAGAACCTCCACCTGGAGCCGAACCTGACGCAGAAGGCCTCCAGCCCGACGATGGAGGCGGCGAAGCAGAAGGCGGAGTATCCCGCCTCGCGCGCCGCGATGCCCCCGCCCGCGCCTTCGAGCGCGCCCCTGGCGACGGCCGCGCCCGAGCCGATGGAGCAGCTCGCGGACCGGAAGCAGGGCGACGCGCAGGCAGAGCTCAAGGGCGCGGCCGGCGCCCGTCCGTCGGACTGGATGAACGCGGGCAGCGGTGGCGCGCTGCTGGAGCGGCGTCGCGCGGACGCCGACGCACCGAAGAAGAAGATGGCCAAGGCCGTCCGGGACGCGGACGAGTTCGCGGCGCTCGAGCCGGCCCCGGCCGCCGCGGTCGCGCAGGAGATGTCTCCGCCTCCGAAGGAAGAGGAGGCCGACAGCGCCCTCGCCATGAAGGACGCCCCCGCGCCGCGGCGCGCACCCGGTGCAAGCAGCGACAAGGCGAAGGTCGCGAAGAACGACTCCCTGCGCCTGGGCGGTGCGTCTTATGGCCGTGGGCTCGCCCTGGACGATGAAGCCGAAGGCATGGCCGCGGGCGCGGCCCCGCCGCCTCCTCCCGTGGCCTCCGCGCCCATGGCCGAGGCCGTGGCTCCCGTCGCCACGGGCGCGCTGGGCCGCCAGCCCGCGCCCGCGAACACGACGCTCTCAGCCCCCGAACAGCGGAAGGAGTCCACCCGCGCGGAGGCCGCGAAGCCCAGGCCCGTGGAGAAGTCCGCCTCCTCCGAAGATGCGATGACGTCACGCGACCTGTCCGCCCAGGCCCAGGCCGCCGCGAGCCAGGGGGACCGCGCCCGGGAAGCACAGCTGCTGCGCGCCGCACTCGCCGCCGGAGCCACGGGCAGCGAGCGGTTGGGGCTGCTCTCACGGCTCTGCGAGTCGGAGTCCGTCCAGGGCCGGAGCCAGGAAGCCGCCACCGTCTGCGGGCAGATCATCACCGAGGCCCCCGGCTCCAGCGCGGCCCAGCTGGCCCAGCGCCGCCTGCGTCAGGCCTCGCCTCCCGCCGCCCCCGCGTCGGCTCCCGCCAAGGTCGCCCCCTCCACGCCCGCGCAGTAG
- the cpaB gene encoding Flp pilus assembly protein CpaB produces MLKGKTPLVVALVLGLLAGIVAYSAIKKKESDVRRGWNLVPVVVAGQDMPEGSVITYEMISQRSVPEQFVTSSVVKPDSANYIVNQKVLVALQAGDPILWSQFETTKAAERLSTKVQKKARAITIEAKQTTSVGGWIRPNDHVDIIGTFRDPQTDESVAVTLLQNIIVVATGKITGTTNINLIPENQREYNNVSLMVLPEEAEILVLAAELGQLTLSLRNEDDVDLIEERGRATISTLLSGERTRVLEQKRREIIQIIKGSGSGEKASAGSP; encoded by the coding sequence ATGTTGAAGGGTAAGACCCCGCTCGTCGTCGCACTGGTGCTCGGTTTGCTCGCCGGCATCGTGGCCTACTCGGCCATCAAGAAGAAGGAATCGGATGTGCGCCGCGGGTGGAACCTGGTGCCCGTGGTGGTGGCGGGCCAGGACATGCCCGAGGGGTCGGTCATCACGTACGAGATGATCTCCCAGCGCTCCGTGCCCGAGCAGTTCGTCACCTCGTCGGTGGTGAAGCCGGACTCCGCGAACTACATCGTGAACCAGAAGGTGCTGGTGGCGCTGCAGGCCGGCGACCCCATCCTCTGGAGCCAGTTCGAGACGACGAAGGCCGCCGAGCGCCTGTCCACGAAGGTGCAGAAGAAGGCGCGCGCCATCACCATCGAGGCGAAGCAGACCACGTCCGTGGGCGGGTGGATCCGCCCCAACGACCACGTGGACATCATCGGCACGTTCCGCGATCCGCAGACGGATGAGAGCGTCGCCGTGACGCTGCTGCAGAACATCATCGTGGTCGCGACGGGCAAGATCACCGGCACCACGAACATCAACCTCATCCCGGAGAACCAGCGCGAGTACAACAACGTCTCGCTGATGGTGCTGCCGGAAGAGGCGGAGATCCTGGTGCTGGCGGCGGAGCTGGGGCAGCTGACGCTGTCGCTGCGCAACGAGGACGACGTGGACCTCATCGAGGAGCGCGGCCGCGCCACCATCAGCACGCTGCTGTCCGGCGAGCGCACCCGCGTGCTGGAGCAGAAGCGCCGGGAGATCATCCAGATCATCAAGGGCAGTGGCAGCGGCGAGAAGGCCTCGGCCGGCTCCCCGTAG
- a CDS encoding type II secretion system F family protein: MLAGIVLLLVTGSVFFFSLVIFSVLSKAYEQYQERYVAKSMNDLSDMFLFIDARQMLILNIACMCLLGILSYIIFNPILAVLATIFGFFLPMLLVKHYRKRRIKKFNVQLVDALQAMANAFKAGLTFPQAIEHVAREAMPPLSQEFGLFVKEVKLGVPLEEALVNMGKRVGSDDLELVVVSTNIARQLGGNMAEMFETISTVIRERFRLEGKIDALTSQGKLQGWIVAAMPAVLGMVLNYMRPDLMEPMMNHIFGYILVTLIAIMEIMGILIIRRIVNIDI; encoded by the coding sequence ATGCTCGCAGGTATCGTCCTCCTCCTCGTCACCGGCTCGGTGTTCTTCTTCAGCCTGGTGATCTTCAGCGTCCTGTCGAAGGCGTACGAGCAGTACCAGGAGCGGTACGTCGCCAAGTCGATGAACGACTTGAGCGACATGTTCCTCTTCATCGACGCGCGGCAGATGTTGATCCTCAACATCGCCTGCATGTGCCTCCTGGGCATCCTCAGCTACATCATCTTCAACCCCATCCTGGCGGTGCTGGCGACCATCTTCGGCTTCTTCCTGCCGATGCTGCTCGTGAAGCACTACCGCAAGCGCCGCATCAAGAAGTTCAACGTGCAGCTGGTGGACGCGCTGCAGGCCATGGCCAACGCGTTCAAGGCGGGCCTCACGTTCCCCCAGGCCATCGAGCACGTGGCGCGCGAGGCGATGCCGCCCCTGTCCCAGGAGTTCGGCCTCTTCGTGAAGGAAGTGAAGCTGGGCGTGCCCCTGGAAGAGGCGCTCGTCAACATGGGCAAGCGCGTGGGCAGCGACGACCTGGAGCTGGTGGTGGTGTCCACCAACATCGCGCGTCAGCTGGGCGGCAACATGGCGGAGATGTTCGAGACCATCTCCACGGTGATTCGCGAGCGCTTCCGTCTGGAAGGCAAGATCGACGCGTTGACCTCCCAGGGCAAGCTCCAGGGGTGGATCGTCGCGGCCATGCCGGCGGTGCTGGGCATGGTGCTCAACTACATGCGTCCGGACCTGATGGAGCCGATGATGAACCACATCTTCGGCTACATCCTGGTGACCCTGATCGCCATCATGGAGATCATGGGCATCCTCATCATCCGGCGCATCGTCAACATCGACATCTGA
- a CDS encoding type II secretion system F family protein, with translation MQEVLTFLLMGGSALLTAGAVAFLGIGLYSNVLERFLSEVRDESAGGVKGAGSVAIRKLGAMNRRFMWPGYESKTRRKLIKAGEPSQYKPEDIMALQEISAFFALLAGLFVVNGIGMNLAWSLLVMLLGLFYPLIWLNDQVKRRHLAISRALPYNLDLLTLSVEAGMDFTGALAKVVEKGRQGPLREELQLVLKQLKMGKTREEGLKSMIVRVDLPSLTTFVTALIQADKMGTSLGKVLRIQSTQMRIDRTQRAEKLAGEAPVKMLFPLIACIFPTVFMVLFGPIVFQFMFGNVGG, from the coding sequence GTGCAGGAAGTCCTGACATTTCTGCTGATGGGCGGCTCGGCACTGCTGACCGCGGGCGCGGTGGCGTTCCTGGGCATCGGCCTGTACTCCAACGTCCTGGAGCGCTTCCTGTCGGAAGTCCGGGACGAGTCCGCGGGCGGCGTGAAGGGCGCGGGCTCCGTCGCCATCCGCAAGCTGGGCGCGATGAACCGGCGCTTCATGTGGCCGGGCTACGAGTCCAAGACGCGCCGCAAGCTCATCAAGGCGGGCGAGCCGTCGCAGTACAAGCCCGAGGACATCATGGCGCTGCAGGAGATCAGCGCCTTCTTCGCCCTGCTGGCCGGCCTGTTCGTCGTCAACGGCATCGGGATGAACCTGGCCTGGTCACTGCTGGTGATGCTGCTGGGCCTGTTCTATCCGCTCATCTGGTTGAACGATCAGGTGAAGCGCCGTCACCTGGCCATCAGCCGCGCGCTTCCGTACAACCTGGACCTGCTGACGCTGTCGGTGGAAGCGGGCATGGACTTCACGGGCGCGCTGGCGAAGGTGGTGGAGAAGGGCCGCCAGGGCCCGCTGCGCGAGGAGCTGCAGCTGGTGCTCAAGCAGCTCAAGATGGGCAAGACGCGTGAGGAGGGCCTCAAGAGCATGATCGTGCGCGTGGACCTGCCGTCCCTGACGACCTTCGTCACGGCGCTGATCCAGGCGGACAAGATGGGCACGAGCCTGGGCAAGGTGCTGCGCATCCAGTCCACGCAGATGCGCATCGACCGCACGCAGCGCGCGGAGAAGCTGGCCGGCGAGGCCCCGGTGAAGATGCTGTTCCCGCTCATCGCCTGCATCTTCCCGACGGTGTTCATGGTGCTCTTCGGGCCCATCGTGTTCCAGTTCATGTTCGGCAACGTCGGGGGCTAG
- a CDS encoding FHA domain-containing protein — protein sequence MKIGRTSENDLVLHDHGVSRRHARITARDGRYFAEDVGSANGTQLNGQPLGGEKQLRDGDRITVGPVEFTFVWVAPEDDDDVTRPIRRALAPPHARVSPQGVEQASLAEIEAAPTSYQQSMPAMARPASLPRPGMAVPAAKGGAAVPAMPVMPVMPSATPKRPSAPDLPAVGAAPARTPPGPPVLGAAASGAAVPSRAPAGPPVLGASAPGGQVAGAPAKAPGASASASGRSSAPGLPAVGASPANKAGATPPAPGASPSGRASAPGLPAVGASGSGRSSVPGATSMPAGVPEPAHPTARELPVVGAPASVEAAPAPEKAAAPGPGEPAASAKRKAGANLPGVGAPALNRPELGRGAARASAAPASSLPLMTPPGFMAPPPPARPPVAPPPVDLAPVMPDEPEERTLMAISTVDSPVPTSTLAPVLPVPDLEEPEERTLMAISTVDSPVPASTLAPVLPVPDLEEPEEHTLMAIPATPEAPPRVEDAPPLDASSALPVPTMEEPEERTVLDLRPITPVSPLVARPLRFGVAVATPPAPGAPEPATFVGQDDAIPADAPEETRASPTFAGQNAPAAPALAPPPAWSPPVPPPSPEPEPVTLVGRNRSASPPKLDAGPMPGEAPLLAPALVPEGEGNATQPHPPGLEASAIEPGPKGPVTVVAKVEPSSAADKARKRRQLGKTLKGQFLLFWQRQSLPRRIGFASLAGLGALALVTLLVALVVPSAIRLPGREPYKLGMDPVPDSFGLGEGVRWVHADDKLFDFRFVSPTRAVAVLHYQASNIARDEVNLSLNGVSLGWVPPDTAQTAERELEQVLPPSLLRRNANNQLLFDNALNPPGRDPWRIWNLRLEVIPVPELPPDQLVASARESAKTGARFYELKDVGAENLFKAWREYRAAWITLEALDEKPELYDDVRERIAQISTELDHRCGQLMMQFQRAVQFRSRRDAVATLEDVRRRFPTAEHRCHNLALEKAYEHEL from the coding sequence GTGAAGATCGGCCGGACCTCGGAGAACGACCTGGTGCTGCATGACCACGGTGTCTCCCGGCGTCATGCCCGCATCACGGCGAGGGATGGGCGCTACTTCGCCGAGGACGTCGGCAGCGCGAACGGCACGCAGCTGAACGGCCAGCCGCTGGGCGGCGAGAAGCAGCTGCGCGACGGCGACCGCATCACCGTCGGTCCGGTGGAGTTCACGTTCGTCTGGGTGGCGCCGGAGGATGACGACGACGTCACCCGGCCCATCCGGCGCGCGCTCGCGCCGCCGCATGCGCGGGTGTCGCCGCAGGGCGTGGAGCAGGCTTCGCTCGCGGAGATCGAAGCGGCGCCCACGAGCTACCAGCAGTCGATGCCCGCGATGGCGCGGCCCGCGTCCCTGCCGCGCCCCGGGATGGCCGTGCCCGCCGCGAAGGGTGGGGCGGCTGTTCCCGCGATGCCGGTGATGCCGGTGATGCCGAGCGCTACGCCGAAGCGGCCCTCCGCGCCGGATCTGCCAGCGGTCGGTGCCGCTCCGGCCAGGACTCCCCCGGGGCCTCCCGTGTTGGGAGCTGCGGCATCGGGAGCGGCCGTTCCGAGCAGGGCTCCCGCTGGACCTCCCGTGCTGGGGGCTTCCGCGCCCGGAGGTCAGGTGGCCGGAGCTCCGGCCAAGGCTCCCGGGGCGAGCGCTTCCGCGTCGGGCAGATCCTCCGCGCCGGGCTTGCCCGCGGTGGGGGCGTCCCCGGCGAACAAGGCCGGCGCGACGCCTCCAGCCCCAGGGGCTTCCCCCTCGGGAAGAGCCTCGGCGCCGGGCTTGCCCGCCGTCGGTGCCTCGGGTTCAGGCCGGTCGTCCGTACCGGGCGCGACCTCCATGCCCGCGGGGGTTCCCGAGCCCGCGCACCCGACGGCGCGTGAGCTTCCCGTGGTGGGCGCCCCTGCCTCGGTGGAAGCTGCTCCAGCGCCTGAGAAGGCCGCGGCCCCAGGCCCCGGAGAGCCGGCCGCTTCCGCGAAGCGCAAGGCTGGCGCGAACCTCCCCGGTGTCGGCGCGCCCGCGCTGAACCGTCCCGAGCTGGGTCGTGGCGCGGCACGTGCGTCCGCGGCTCCCGCGTCCAGCCTGCCGTTGATGACGCCGCCGGGGTTCATGGCTCCGCCTCCGCCGGCACGGCCTCCTGTCGCCCCGCCTCCCGTGGACCTCGCTCCGGTGATGCCGGACGAACCCGAGGAGCGCACGCTGATGGCGATCTCCACCGTGGATTCGCCCGTGCCCACCTCCACGCTGGCCCCCGTGCTGCCCGTCCCGGACCTGGAGGAGCCCGAGGAGCGCACGCTGATGGCGATCTCCACCGTGGATTCGCCCGTGCCCGCCTCCACGCTGGCCCCCGTGCTGCCCGTCCCGGACCTGGAGGAGCCCGAGGAGCACACGCTGATGGCGATTCCGGCGACCCCGGAAGCGCCGCCCCGGGTGGAAGACGCGCCGCCGTTGGACGCTTCATCCGCGCTGCCCGTGCCGACGATGGAGGAGCCCGAGGAGCGGACCGTCCTCGACCTCCGGCCCATCACCCCGGTCAGCCCGCTGGTGGCCAGGCCGCTGCGCTTTGGCGTCGCGGTGGCGACTCCCCCCGCGCCGGGCGCCCCCGAACCGGCGACCTTCGTCGGCCAGGACGACGCCATCCCCGCGGACGCTCCGGAGGAGACCCGGGCATCCCCCACCTTCGCGGGCCAGAACGCTCCCGCTGCTCCCGCTTTGGCGCCTCCGCCCGCCTGGAGTCCCCCCGTCCCGCCGCCTTCGCCGGAGCCGGAGCCGGTCACGCTCGTGGGCCGGAACCGGTCCGCGTCTCCGCCGAAGCTCGACGCCGGACCGATGCCCGGCGAGGCGCCGCTGCTGGCTCCCGCGCTCGTCCCGGAAGGGGAGGGCAACGCCACCCAGCCCCACCCTCCCGGACTGGAAGCCTCCGCGATCGAGCCCGGGCCCAAGGGGCCGGTGACGGTCGTCGCGAAGGTCGAACCGTCGTCCGCCGCCGACAAGGCGCGCAAGCGGCGTCAGCTGGGCAAGACGCTCAAGGGCCAGTTCCTCCTCTTCTGGCAGCGCCAGTCGTTGCCCCGGCGCATTGGCTTCGCGTCGCTGGCGGGGCTGGGCGCGCTGGCGCTGGTGACGCTGCTCGTGGCGCTCGTGGTGCCCTCGGCGATCCGGCTCCCCGGCCGCGAACCCTACAAGCTGGGCATGGATCCGGTGCCGGACTCCTTTGGCCTGGGCGAGGGCGTGCGGTGGGTGCACGCCGACGACAAGCTCTTCGACTTCCGCTTCGTGTCCCCCACGCGCGCGGTGGCCGTGCTGCACTACCAGGCCAGCAACATCGCCCGGGACGAGGTCAACCTGTCCCTCAACGGGGTGTCCCTGGGGTGGGTGCCCCCGGACACGGCGCAGACGGCCGAGCGCGAGCTGGAGCAGGTCCTGCCCCCCAGCCTCCTGCGCCGCAACGCCAACAACCAGCTGCTCTTCGACAACGCCCTCAACCCGCCCGGCCGCGACCCCTGGCGCATCTGGAACCTGCGCCTGGAAGTCATCCCGGTGCCCGAGCTGCCGCCGGATCAGCTGGTCGCTTCCGCCCGGGAGTCCGCCAAGACCGGGGCCCGCTTCTACGAGCTGAAGGACGTGGGCGCGGAGAACCTGTTCAAGGCGTGGCGGGAGTACCGCGCCGCGTGGATCACCCTGGAAGCGCTCGACGAAAAGCCGGAGCTGTACGACGACGTCCGGGAGCGGATCGCCCAGATTTCAACGGAGCTGGACCACCGCTGCGGGCAGTTGATGATGCAATTCCAGCGGGCGGTTCAGTTCCGCAGCCGACGGGATGCGGTCGCGACCCTCGAAGACGTGCGGAGACGCTTCCCTACCGCCGAGCATCGCTGCCACAATCTGGCGCTGGAAAAAGCCTATGAGCACGAGCTTTAG
- a CDS encoding FHA domain-containing protein: MEGEEFALADLEYTVGRATDNPICIQDTSVSRKHVTLRKESAGWMVSDMGSGNGTIVNGEPITEETLLANGDVITLGDSELRYEDTANSTAKVQAPSGSRPRPSTAAGRGPTAVPSRPSREGRARPQTARAAAAAELTPEMQRKRMRMKLAGAAVLVLLFAGLGVARSRMRHQQEEQGRIEAEQRQYREQLGGLFQEAKNLVREGQWQQAKAKLEELHAQAPDYPGVEDYLKAAEREIPNQNHLSTAQAALDKGELASAKASIAKVSADTQLYEQLKTARKNLTDAADKRTKEAKQLLDTRQLENVQKAKAITDDVLATFPEHRDGKLVNDDAVRVIADLTRPDPVRVAAAPKPWEPAVDRFRDGDTSGAVAILNACAAKTPQCKQLMGQVTEFGNLYKKLEELDAKGLTRLLALDKDITDGRGSKMGRNAGTRASTIYYKSAAGAKAAGQWSRAMEFARRALQADPNHTGAANIVNDLKGKAKDLYMQAYSIKDSSPEDALPKFRDVVTMTPPDDELHGKAQGWVEKLSR; the protein is encoded by the coding sequence ATGGAGGGTGAGGAGTTCGCGCTCGCCGACCTCGAGTACACGGTCGGCCGCGCCACGGACAACCCCATCTGCATCCAGGACACGTCGGTCTCCCGCAAGCACGTGACGCTGCGCAAGGAGTCCGCCGGCTGGATGGTCAGCGACATGGGCTCCGGCAACGGCACCATCGTCAACGGCGAGCCCATCACCGAGGAGACGCTCCTCGCCAACGGGGACGTCATCACGCTGGGCGACTCGGAGCTGCGTTACGAGGACACCGCCAACAGCACCGCCAAGGTGCAGGCCCCCTCCGGCTCCCGGCCCCGTCCGTCCACGGCGGCGGGGCGCGGTCCCACGGCCGTGCCCTCGCGTCCTTCCCGCGAGGGACGTGCGCGCCCGCAGACGGCGCGGGCCGCGGCCGCCGCGGAGCTCACGCCGGAGATGCAGCGCAAGCGCATGCGGATGAAGCTCGCGGGCGCCGCCGTGCTGGTGCTGCTCTTCGCGGGCCTGGGCGTCGCGCGCTCGCGCATGCGGCACCAGCAGGAGGAGCAGGGCCGCATCGAGGCGGAGCAGCGCCAGTACCGCGAGCAGCTGGGCGGCCTCTTCCAGGAGGCCAAGAACCTGGTGCGCGAGGGCCAGTGGCAGCAGGCCAAGGCGAAGCTGGAGGAGCTCCACGCGCAGGCGCCGGACTACCCCGGCGTGGAGGACTACCTCAAGGCCGCGGAGCGGGAGATCCCCAACCAGAACCACCTGAGCACGGCCCAGGCGGCGCTGGACAAGGGGGAGCTCGCCAGCGCGAAGGCGTCCATCGCGAAGGTGAGCGCCGACACGCAGCTCTACGAGCAGCTGAAGACGGCGCGCAAGAACCTGACGGACGCCGCCGACAAGCGCACGAAGGAAGCCAAGCAGCTGCTGGACACCCGCCAGCTGGAGAACGTGCAGAAGGCCAAGGCCATCACCGACGACGTGCTCGCGACCTTCCCGGAGCACCGCGACGGCAAGCTCGTGAACGACGATGCCGTGCGCGTCATCGCGGACCTGACCCGTCCGGATCCGGTGCGCGTGGCCGCGGCGCCCAAGCCGTGGGAGCCCGCCGTGGACCGCTTCCGCGACGGTGACACGTCCGGCGCGGTGGCCATCCTCAACGCGTGCGCGGCCAAGACGCCGCAGTGCAAGCAGCTGATGGGGCAGGTGACGGAGTTCGGCAACCTCTACAAGAAGCTGGAGGAGCTGGACGCCAAGGGCCTCACCCGGTTGCTCGCGCTGGACAAGGACATCACCGACGGGCGCGGCAGCAAGATGGGCCGCAACGCGGGCACCCGCGCGTCGACCATCTATTACAAGAGCGCCGCGGGCGCGAAGGCCGCCGGCCAGTGGTCGCGCGCCATGGAGTTCGCCCGCCGCGCGCTCCAGGCGGACCCCAACCACACGGGCGCCGCCAACATCGTCAACGACCTCAAGGGCAAGGCGAAGGACCTGTACATGCAGGCCTACTCCATCAAGGACTCCAGCCCGGAGGACGCGCTGCCCAAGTTCCGCGACGTCGTCACGATGACGCCGCCCGACGACGAGCTGCACGGCAAGGCCCAGGGCTGGGTCGAGAAGCTGTCGCGATGA
- the xseA gene encoding exodeoxyribonuclease VII large subunit — protein sequence MKKRKGLEPPPAEEPGQGDLFGTSLLPPLRPPPAKAASPSKPPVAPPPAPVAEAAPPPLPVTVTPPPRPERTVLSVGELTRQIKQTVESRFPRVLVRGEVSSFRGANARGHWYFTLKDADASIDAKVWASMAGRMRFALRDGMEVLAEGSVDLYEPQGRYSLIVSRLEPVGEGALALAFEQLKQRLAAEGLIGDRRVRPPRPVPFLPRRIGVVTSRTGAALQDFLRVLHSRNPRLGVLLADARVQGEGSAEDVARAIERLGRTDVDVIVVTRGGGSVEDLWTFNEERVARAIFASPVPVVSAIGHEIDFTISDFVADLRAPTPSAAAERLAPVLADLELTLATQSGRLRRAMERRVLELRERQGQLRARLPDPRREVNHQRLHLSEQVEAMMRVLRPRVRQDRETLRGLQERLQRSRPQTRLSEQRAHLLKLAMRLSEAARAGVSRRRGALADARLSLERASPTARVATERARVAQARSRLLELQRGMLSSAQTHFGRLGGRLDALSPLKVMSRGYAVAFRQRDGGVVRSMADVAVGDVLGIKLAAHGAKTLGGCEEIEATVTSLKGPVDC from the coding sequence ATGAAGAAGCGCAAGGGGCTGGAGCCGCCCCCGGCCGAGGAGCCGGGGCAGGGCGACCTGTTCGGCACGTCGCTGCTGCCACCCCTGCGCCCCCCTCCCGCGAAGGCCGCGAGCCCGAGCAAGCCACCCGTGGCCCCGCCGCCCGCGCCGGTGGCCGAAGCCGCGCCGCCGCCGCTGCCCGTCACCGTCACGCCGCCGCCGCGCCCGGAGCGCACGGTGCTGTCGGTGGGGGAGCTCACCCGGCAGATCAAGCAGACAGTGGAGTCGCGCTTCCCGCGCGTACTGGTGCGCGGCGAGGTGTCCAGCTTCCGGGGCGCCAACGCTCGCGGCCACTGGTACTTCACGCTCAAGGACGCGGACGCCTCCATCGACGCGAAGGTGTGGGCGTCCATGGCGGGGCGGATGCGCTTCGCGCTGCGCGACGGCATGGAGGTGCTGGCCGAAGGCAGCGTGGACCTGTACGAGCCCCAGGGGCGCTACAGCCTCATCGTGTCCCGGCTGGAGCCGGTGGGCGAGGGCGCGCTGGCGCTCGCGTTCGAGCAGCTCAAGCAGCGGCTGGCGGCGGAGGGGCTCATCGGCGACCGGCGCGTGCGGCCGCCCCGGCCCGTGCCGTTCCTGCCCCGGCGCATCGGCGTCGTGACGAGCCGCACCGGCGCGGCGCTCCAGGACTTCCTGCGCGTGCTGCACTCGCGCAACCCCCGGCTGGGCGTGCTCCTGGCGGACGCGCGCGTGCAGGGCGAGGGCTCCGCGGAGGACGTGGCGCGGGCCATCGAGCGGCTGGGGCGCACCGACGTGGACGTCATCGTCGTGACGCGCGGCGGAGGGTCCGTGGAGGACCTCTGGACGTTCAACGAGGAGCGGGTGGCGCGGGCCATCTTCGCCTCGCCGGTGCCGGTGGTGTCCGCCATCGGGCACGAGATCGACTTCACCATCTCCGACTTCGTCGCGGACCTGCGCGCGCCCACGCCCAGCGCGGCGGCGGAGCGGCTGGCGCCGGTGCTGGCGGACCTGGAGCTGACGCTGGCCACGCAGTCCGGCCGCCTGCGCCGGGCCATGGAGCGGCGGGTGCTGGAGCTGCGCGAGCGCCAGGGTCAGCTTCGCGCGCGGCTGCCGGATCCGCGCCGCGAGGTGAACCATCAGCGGCTGCACCTGTCCGAACAGGTGGAGGCGATGATGCGCGTGCTGCGCCCCCGCGTGCGTCAGGACCGGGAGACGCTGCGCGGCCTCCAGGAGCGGCTGCAGCGCTCGCGGCCCCAGACGCGGCTGTCGGAGCAGCGGGCCCATCTGCTCAAGCTGGCCATGCGCCTGTCGGAGGCGGCCCGCGCGGGCGTGTCCCGGCGGCGGGGCGCGCTGGCGGACGCGCGGCTGAGCCTGGAGCGGGCCTCGCCCACGGCGCGGGTGGCCACCGAGCGGGCGAGGGTGGCGCAGGCCCGGTCGCGGCTCCTGGAGCTGCAGCGGGGCATGCTGTCGTCCGCGCAGACGCACTTCGGGCGGCTGGGGGGCCGGCTGGACGCCCTGAGCCCCCTGAAGGTGATGTCGCGCGGCTACGCGGTGGCGTTCCGCCAGCGGGACGGCGGGGTGGTGCGTTCCATGGCGGACGTGGCGGTGGGGGACGTGCTGGGCATCAAGCTGGCGGCCCACGGGGCGAAAACCCTGGGAGGGTGTGAAGAAATCGAAGCGACCGTTACCAGCCTGAAAGGCCCGGTGGACTGCTAG